The Moorena producens PAL-8-15-08-1 genomic interval AGTATCGATAGGCGCTACTGACCAGTAACCTGGTTTCCAACACTACTCTATCTATTTTAAGACTTACACAGCCTACACATCCATCCGGTCAAAGGTAAGTCTTATCGGTCTGGAAAACGCTACAAATGTGGTGCTTGTGGGTGGAATGGGGATCCCGACTTTAATGCTTCCATGATGATAAAACAATTGGGGCAGAGTGTAACCCTGCCCGGAGGCTCGTACTTATCCTGTTCTCTAGCAGATATTGTACAGGGCTACTGAAAGCCCCCGGCATAAGCGCCGTGGGGATTGGTTACACCTTCCCCTACCTGTAAAACTAATACCGATTCACCAGCCCGAATCAAGGTTTTACCGATTGGCACCACCGCTAGACCATTGGTATAAGCAAGATTAATCAAATTACCAGAACTATGACTACCGCTGGCCAGATGAAATTTGTGGGTACCAGCTGCATCTAAACACAGTTGTCCCCACAGGTAAGTTTCCCGGCTTCCACCAGCATGTAAGTCATTAGATGCGATCGCTTTGACAAAAACTGGTTTCGAGACTTCCTCCGGTAAACCAGATAGTTTTAACAGTGCTGGTTTAACAAACCGCCAACAACTGACTAGTGCTGAAACGGGATTCCCAGGTAGACCAAAGTAAAGTACTGGACGTTTTGAACACGAGGGAGTAATAGAAAGATCACTTTCTTCTGGGGAATTAGGCAAGGGGGAGGTAAAGGTAGCAACTGTTAGGGGTTTACCGGGTTTAACGGCAACCGAGTGGATGTGAATCTGTGCCCCGAGCTGGGCTAAGATTTGGTCTACATAGTCATAATCCCCCACTGATACACCCCCAGTAGATAGAACCATATCTGCTTCGGAGATAGCGTTTGCGATCGCATTTTTTAGATCGTCTGGCTGATCGCGCACAATCCCCATAGGTATGGGTACTCCTCCCAATAGCGAGACAAAGGTAGCCAAGGCATACTGATTAGAATCCACAATTTGACCAGGTTTTAGGGGTTGGTCAGGGGTTACTAGCTCGTTGCCAGTGGAGAAAATTGCCACCCGAGGACGCCGATACACTGTCAATTGGTTACACTGAGCTGCAGCTAAGACGGCGATTTCTGGAGCACCAAGCCTAATTCCTGGTTTCATAAGACTGGTTTGGGCTTGGTAAAAAGATGCCCGATGACGGACAAACGCTTGGGGTTGGGGAGCCTCCAAAATCACCACCTGGTTGTCCTGGAGCTTCGTGTTTTCTTGGATGACCACCGTATCAGCTCCTTTTGGCATACAACCTCCAGTAAAAATCCGTGACGCTTGTCCGGGTTTGACTTCACATTGGGGTTGATATCCAGCAGGGATTTCTTCGACAATAGTTAAAACTACTGGTTGTTCGCGATTGCAGGATTGGACATCGCTATAACGCACGGCATACCCATCCATGGCTGAATTATCCCAGTGGGGAAAATCTAAGTTACTGGTCACTGTTGCTGCCAGAATTCTATTAGTGGCAGCAGATAGCTCTACCACCTGTGTTTCCAGCCGTGGGTCAAAGGGTTGAACCAAATTGAGAATGATTGACTCTGCTTCTTGAACTGCTAGCATTGCCTATTAAGTATGAAAGATGAACGATGCAGCACTATTGCATGAAGGACACAGTGAAGTACTTGCGCTGTGGTGGGCGTGAAATCTTCCCTAATTATCCTCCACTTCATCAATGGTAGGTTTTTAGTTTTGATCGGAAGTTTCGATTCTGATCGGTTCATCTTTGGTTCCAACTCTTTAATCCACGAACAACTTGTAGCTTTCATCCCGTGACTAGATCAATTATCGATAGATTACGATTAGGGTTATCCGTAGGCATTGCCAAAACCGTCACCGCTCTGGTTCGGTTATTAAACCTAGGGGCAGCAAGTGTTCTGCCTGGAGCAATTGCCCGTCGTCTCCAGCCTCAAGTGCTTCCCTTACTCTTGGATCAGGTCAGACGAGGTGTGATTCTAATTGTTGGTACTAACGGTAAAACTACCACCTCTCTACTTCTATGCACTATCCTGGAAGACCTTGGTTGGCAAGTTGCTCACAATAGTACTGGGGCAAATTTGATTAATGGCTTAGTGACCGCACTCCTAGTTAATACCAATGGCATTGGTCAGTTGGATGCTGACTACGCCCTTTTGGAAGTAGATGAAAATGTGCTGCCCTTGGTATTGCTTGATTGTCAGCCTAAATTTATTTTGGGCTTAAACCTGTTTCGTGACCAGCTGGATCGTTATGGGGAAGTGGATACTATTAGCCGTCGCTGGCAAAATGCGATCGCTCCCTTACCTGAGGAAACCGTTGTAGTTTTAAACGGCGATGACCCTACCCTGTCTTACCTCGGTCAACAGTTACCCCAGAGAGTCCTTTTCTTTGGGTTAAGTGAGCCAGATCTCTATCTTGATGAAATTCCCCATGCCGTTGACTCAATTTACTGCCCCAGTTGTGGACATCCCCTGGACTATGAGGGGGTTTATCTGTCCCATCTAGGAGACTATCACTGTCCTCAATGTGGCTTTAGTAAACCTCAACTCGGAGTCAATAGTAGCCAGTGGCCACAAATATTAATTGGTATCTATAACAAATACAACACATTGGCAGCGGGATTACTAGCCATAGAGATGGGTATTGACCGGGATACCATCTACAACAGTATTAAAACTTTCCGTGCTGCCTTTGGACGAGCAGAAGAATTAGTTGTGCATGGGAAGCGGGTTCGGATTCTGTTATCCAAAAATCCAGTAGGGATGAATGAAACGATTCGGGCTGTGAATGACTTGCAAAAACAAGGTGGAGCATCCACTAAACTAGTGGTACTCAATGACCGGACCCCCGATGGCACAGATGTGTCTTGGATTTGGGATGTGGATACAGAGAAATTAGTGAACTCAGGGGGAACTGTGGTAGTCAGTGGCGATCGCGTTTATGATATGGCACTCCGTCTACAATACAGCCAGAATCAAGACCAGAATCAAGACCAGAATCAAGACCAGACTAATTGCCAATTGATTATTAAAGAAGATTTATCAGAAGCGATCGCTACCGCTTTGGAGGAAACTCCAGCTGACGAAACCCTTCATATTTTGCCTACTTATTCTGCCATGTTGGAAGTGCGGGGACTTTTGACTGGGCGCAAAATTTTGTAGCTGTCTGTAAGGGAGTTATTATCAAGTGCTCAACGCCCTAGACTGAATGCTTTAGTTAATGGTTGTAAGGGAGATAATTGGAAATTTTATTAAGTCCTCACGAGTGAAAAATTCTGCCAAAATAAATCTATACCCCCAGTAGGAGCCGATCAAGAAACCATGACTCAAAGTATTGACCGGGTTGTTTTACCTCCTCCTTTCCCAGATCACACCCAACTACCAGAATCAGATGGAAGTTTTGTGTTCGCGAAGCGTGCCGTAGGCAAAAATTTTCAGGAACACCCCCAAAGCATCTTACTCACAGATTCCATTGGACCAGTTTTACAGCAAATTCATCCCGATGGACACTATGCCATTGGACAAGACTGTGGTATTTATTGGCGAGAAACTGACCCACCGGAAAAAGGAGCAGAAGCTCCTGACTGGTTTTATGTTCCCAACGTTCCCCCTAGGTTAGATGGTGAAATTCGCCGTTCCTACGTTATATGGCGAGAATATATCGCTCCTTTCATTGCTCTTGAATTTGCCAGTGGGAACGGGGAAGAAGAAAGAGACCAAACTCCTCTATCCCGAAGTGAGGAAGGAAAAGTCACTAAACCAGGCAAATTTTGGGTTTATGAGCAGATTATACGCATTGCCTATTACGGCATCTATGAAATCAAAACCGGTAACTTGGAGGTCTATGAATTCCTTAAAGGTTTCTATCACAAAATGAAGCCCAACGAGCGAGGTCATTATCCCATTGAAGCATTAGGAATCGAATTGGGACTGTGGCAGGGAACCTATCAAAATCAAAACCAACTCTGGTTAAGGTGGTGGGATAACCAAGGTAATCTATTGCTGATTGGTAATGAGCGGGCGGAAGTAGAACATGCACGAGCTCAAAAAGCTGAACAGGCAATCTTCGAGGCTGTGCCCCGTTTCCTCAAGATGGGACTAACAGTGGAACAGGTAGCAGAAGCCCTTAGGTTGAGTGTAGAACAGGTAAGACAACAAGTTGAGGGTTGAATAACTGTAAAAAGTCATGATCGTTATTAAACAAACCACCGAATGGTTAGAAACCAACTGGGTTAATCCCGCCTATGGAGGTTTGCTTTTAGCAGGTATTGCCATCTGTTTCTTTGGCGCTGCCACCAATACCATGGCAGGATGGCTCTATGTGATCAGTGCGATTATTTTTGCCCTACTGGTAATTGCCGCTATCTTGCCAGTGCGATCGCTTAACCATCTATCAGTACGCCGACGTCCGATCTCACCGGTCAGTGTGGGAGACCAGTTAACCATTGAACTAGAAATCGAAAACCCCACCCTCAGACCTCAAAGCCTATTACAAATTCAGGATATGCTCCCACCAGAACTCGGAGCAATGACCAAAACACCAGTAGCTAGCATTCCAGCCCAAAGTGTCCATCGCTGGGTTTATTACCATCCCACCGCCAAACGAGGAGTCTATCGGTGGCAACAGGTACAATTGAGAACTGCCACACCCTTGGGATTATTTTGGTGCCGTCGCCATCGATATGCCAGCGCTAGGGCAGTAGTTTATCCCACTGTACTTGCCCTTACTCGCTGTCCCCTAGTGGATGAAATTGGTAAAGAGGACAGTATGCAAGTCCAAAGCGATCGCAAATCTCAATCACTTAGCCAAGACCTTACCAAAGCACTACGACCTTACCGAGTTGGTGACCCTACCCGTCTGATTCACTGGCGCACCAGTGCTCGTTACGGTGAATTACTGGTACGGGAGTTAGAAGTATTGACTGGTTCTCAAGAAATTATCATATGCCTCGATAGCTCCAGTCAATGGCATCCCGAAGACTTTGAACAAGCCGTGATTGCTGCTGCTTCTATGTACTCCTATGCTTGTCAAACTCAGCCAAATGTGAAATTCTGGACACCAATAACAGGGTTATTGCACGGTAACTCAGTAGTGTTAGAAGCCCTTGCTGCCACCCAAGCCGGAGTTGATGGCAAAGCCGAAGACCAACCCTACCTACCACCTTACCTACCCTTGATCTGGCTGACTCAAAATCCTGTTAGTCTTAACTCCCTACCCCCTGGCAGTCGTTGCTTACTGTGGCCAAAAGATGTATCCGTGGGGAAGCCAGTCCAACAACTGAAGCGCGATAGTTTGGGAATTGTAATTAATACGACTGAGCCCCTAAAACCCCAGTTACAGCAACCGATACGATAGCAAATAAGCTGTGAAACGCAACGGATTATGAACGGAGCTAAGGTCAGTTTATTTGCAGTCTGGTCTGCTGATTTAGGTTGACACTCCCCACAGCTATAAGCAGGGGGATTCTTGGCTCACAGAACTGACTTGCCGTGACAGGTTTACACCAACCACAGTAGAGGTCAAATCTCCCCAAGCGTATCGGCTTCGCCGACGCTACGCGAACAGATCATTGATCTAAGTTCCGGTGTGCCCCACCGTACTCAGGGTTTTTCCTCAGACTTGCCAGGCTTTCTTTAATTTCTTGCCCAATGACTTTCATAGGCCATCATATCGTTAGATTGAATTACGCAATGTGCATTCTCAAGACACATTTTTTACGTTACCTACTTATATCAAAGGGTCATCTCCAATACTGGCGTGCTTTACTATCTAATTATATACTATCGGAGCCAGTATCAGCATTCGAGATCAAAATTAGCTGACGGGGAATAAATTCCCTTCGGGCTCATCCCCATAACTATAAGTTAGGGGATGAGCCCTCAGAGCTTTCGGTAAAGCAAAGGCTTTTGGTATGTCTTAACACCAATTCAAGCTATCAAACCATTATCCTAAACTATGTATCGCTATCCCAACGATCAACAAATATCCGATTTACCTGTAAGACAGTACGATACAATTCTAAGAACTCTTTCATAACTCAATTTTACTAAATGACTACATCACCAATAGCTAATCAAGCCAGTGATAGTAAACTGGAGGCGATGCAAAACTTTGCTCAGACTTATGCTCAGCGTACTGACACTTACTTCTGTGTTGACCCAAGCGTAACTGCTGTGGTTATTGAGGGACTTGCCAAAAACAAAGAAGAACTCGGTGCTCCCTTATGCCCTTGCCGCCATTATGAAGACAAAGAAGCAGAGGTGAAAGCTACCTTCTGGAATTGCCCTTGTGTCCCCATGCGGGAACGCAAGGAGTGCCACTGTATGTTATTTTTGACCCCGGATAACGATTTTGCCGGTGATAAGCAAGAAATTTCCCTAGACGAAATTAAGGCTGCGCGAGATAGCATGGCATGACAGCCATAGTACTACCTGAAGAATTTTGGCAGGGTGTCGATCAATTTAATCAGCAAGAGTTTTACGCTTGTCACGACACCCTTGAAGCTTTATGGATAGAAGCAGTTGAGCCCCAAAAGCGATTTTATCAAGGTATTTTACAAATATCTGTTGGCTGCTACCACCTAGGTAATCTAAACTGGCGTGGTGCAGTGGTATTACTCGGTGAAGGGATCGGACGTCTCAGTAACTATCAACCAGACTATGGGGGGATTGATGTCACTGAGCTACTATCTCAAAGTGTTAATCTCCTAGAGGCATTGCAAAACGTCGGCTCAGAGCAAGTTGCTGATTTTGTTAGACAGTTAGAGGCGGCTGACAGCAATGATGTTGTAGTTGGTGGCGAAGGGGTTAGGGGTTTTCCAAAACTCAAGGGAGTTGATGGTTAACCATTAACTTGTTAACCATTAGTTGTTAGCACATGCTTTGAAGGGATGAGAAACTTTGTTGGTGCCTAGTCGTCAAAACTAAAACACGTGCCTTAGAGCAAAAAGCCCATTTTAATTCCCAAGCTATGGCTGGATTTGCTTAAACTAGTAGGCAGAACAGCTTATTGGTATTCGAGATCAGTCATCACACACAACAGCATGAAGTCCGACCTTA includes:
- the glp gene encoding gephyrin-like molybdotransferase Glp; amino-acid sequence: MLAVQEAESIILNLVQPFDPRLETQVVELSAATNRILAATVTSNLDFPHWDNSAMDGYAVRYSDVQSCNREQPVVLTIVEEIPAGYQPQCEVKPGQASRIFTGGCMPKGADTVVIQENTKLQDNQVVILEAPQPQAFVRHRASFYQAQTSLMKPGIRLGAPEIAVLAAAQCNQLTVYRRPRVAIFSTGNELVTPDQPLKPGQIVDSNQYALATFVSLLGGVPIPMGIVRDQPDDLKNAIANAISEADMVLSTGGVSVGDYDYVDQILAQLGAQIHIHSVAVKPGKPLTVATFTSPLPNSPEESDLSITPSCSKRPVLYFGLPGNPVSALVSCWRFVKPALLKLSGLPEEVSKPVFVKAIASNDLHAGGSRETYLWGQLCLDAAGTHKFHLASGSHSSGNLINLAYTNGLAVVPIGKTLIRAGESVLVLQVGEGVTNPHGAYAGGFQ
- a CDS encoding Mur ligase family protein, producing MTRSIIDRLRLGLSVGIAKTVTALVRLLNLGAASVLPGAIARRLQPQVLPLLLDQVRRGVILIVGTNGKTTTSLLLCTILEDLGWQVAHNSTGANLINGLVTALLVNTNGIGQLDADYALLEVDENVLPLVLLDCQPKFILGLNLFRDQLDRYGEVDTISRRWQNAIAPLPEETVVVLNGDDPTLSYLGQQLPQRVLFFGLSEPDLYLDEIPHAVDSIYCPSCGHPLDYEGVYLSHLGDYHCPQCGFSKPQLGVNSSQWPQILIGIYNKYNTLAAGLLAIEMGIDRDTIYNSIKTFRAAFGRAEELVVHGKRVRILLSKNPVGMNETIRAVNDLQKQGGASTKLVVLNDRTPDGTDVSWIWDVDTEKLVNSGGTVVVSGDRVYDMALRLQYSQNQDQNQDQNQDQTNCQLIIKEDLSEAIATALEETPADETLHILPTYSAMLEVRGLLTGRKIL
- a CDS encoding DUF309 domain-containing protein translates to MTAIVLPEEFWQGVDQFNQQEFYACHDTLEALWIEAVEPQKRFYQGILQISVGCYHLGNLNWRGAVVLLGEGIGRLSNYQPDYGGIDVTELLSQSVNLLEALQNVGSEQVADFVRQLEAADSNDVVVGGEGVRGFPKLKGVDG
- a CDS encoding Uma2 family endonuclease; the encoded protein is MTQSIDRVVLPPPFPDHTQLPESDGSFVFAKRAVGKNFQEHPQSILLTDSIGPVLQQIHPDGHYAIGQDCGIYWRETDPPEKGAEAPDWFYVPNVPPRLDGEIRRSYVIWREYIAPFIALEFASGNGEEERDQTPLSRSEEGKVTKPGKFWVYEQIIRIAYYGIYEIKTGNLEVYEFLKGFYHKMKPNERGHYPIEALGIELGLWQGTYQNQNQLWLRWWDNQGNLLLIGNERAEVEHARAQKAEQAIFEAVPRFLKMGLTVEQVAEALRLSVEQVRQQVEG
- a CDS encoding DUF58 domain-containing protein codes for the protein MIVIKQTTEWLETNWVNPAYGGLLLAGIAICFFGAATNTMAGWLYVISAIIFALLVIAAILPVRSLNHLSVRRRPISPVSVGDQLTIELEIENPTLRPQSLLQIQDMLPPELGAMTKTPVASIPAQSVHRWVYYHPTAKRGVYRWQQVQLRTATPLGLFWCRRHRYASARAVVYPTVLALTRCPLVDEIGKEDSMQVQSDRKSQSLSQDLTKALRPYRVGDPTRLIHWRTSARYGELLVRELEVLTGSQEIIICLDSSSQWHPEDFEQAVIAAASMYSYACQTQPNVKFWTPITGLLHGNSVVLEALAATQAGVDGKAEDQPYLPPYLPLIWLTQNPVSLNSLPPGSRCLLWPKDVSVGKPVQQLKRDSLGIVINTTEPLKPQLQQPIR
- a CDS encoding ferredoxin-thioredoxin reductase catalytic domain-containing protein, coding for MTTSPIANQASDSKLEAMQNFAQTYAQRTDTYFCVDPSVTAVVIEGLAKNKEELGAPLCPCRHYEDKEAEVKATFWNCPCVPMRERKECHCMLFLTPDNDFAGDKQEISLDEIKAARDSMA